One Halichoerus grypus chromosome 1, mHalGry1.hap1.1, whole genome shotgun sequence genomic region harbors:
- the EIF4G1 gene encoding eukaryotic translation initiation factor 4 gamma 1 isoform X4 → MNKAPQPTGPPPAPSPGLPQPAFPPGQTAPVVFSTPQATQMNTPSQPRQHFYPSRAQPPSSAATRVQSAAPARPGPAAHVYPAGSQVMMIPSQISYSASQGAYYIPGQGRSTYVVPTQQYPVQPGAPGFYPGASPTEFGTYAGAYYPAQGVQQFPTGVAPAPVLMNQPPQIAPKRERKTIRIRDPNQGGKDITEEIMSGARTASTPTPPQTGGGLEPQANGETPQVAVVVRPDDRSQGAIIGSRPGLPGPEHSPSESQPSSPCPTPSPPPILEPGSEPNLAVLSIPGDTVTTGMIQMSVEESTPMPRETGEPYCLSPEPTPLAEPILEVEVTLSKPIPESEFSSSPLQVSTPSASHKEEILPEPNGMVPSEDLEPEVESSPELAPLPPPACPSESPMPIAPTAQPEELLNGAPSPPAVDLSPVSEPREQAKEVTASVASHTVLSAAPAVAPPATSPAQEEEMEEEEEEEEEGEAGDAEGQKGGEELLPPESTPVAAHLSQNLEAAAATQVAVSVPKKRRKIKELNKKEAVGDLLDAFKEVSPGVPEVENQPPVGTSPGLEPEGSSAPLRPEEADETWDSKEDKIHNAENIQPGEQKYEYKSDQWKPLNLEEKKRYDREFLLGFQFIFASMQKPEGLPHISDVVLDKANKTPLRPLDPTRLQGINCGPDFTPSFANLGRPALSNRGPPRGGPGGELPRGPAGLGPRRSQQGPRKEPRKIIATVLMTEDIKLNKAEKAWKPSSKRTAADKDRGEEDADGSKTQDLFRRVRSILNKLTPQMFQQLMKQVTQLAIDTEERLKGVIDLIFEKAISEPNFSVAYANMCRCLMALKVPTTEKPTVTVNFRKLLLNRCQKEFEKDKDDDEVFEKKQKEMDEAATAEERGRLKEELEEARDIARRRSLGNIKFIGELFKLKMLTEAIMHDCVVKLLKNHDEESLECLCRLLTTIGKDLDFEKAKPRMDQYFNQMEKIIKEKKTSSRIRFMLQDVLDLRRSNWVPRRGDQGPKTIDQIHKEAEMEEHWEHVKVQQLMAKGSDKRRGGPPGPPISRGLPLVDDGGWNTVPISKGSRPIDTSRLTKITKPGSIDSNNQLFAPGGRLSWGKGSSGGSGAKPSDAASEAARPATSTLNRFSALQQAVPTESTDSRRVVQRSSLSRERGEKAGDRGDRLERSERGGDRGDRLDRSRTPATKRSFSKEVEERSRERPSQPEGLRKAASLTEDRDRGRDAVKREATLPPVSPPKAALSEEELEKKSKAIIEEYLHLNDLKEAVQCVQELASPSLLFIFVRHGIESTLERSTIAREHMGRLLHQLLLAGHLSTAQYYQGLYEILELAEDMEIDIPHVWLYLAELVTPILQEGGVPMGELFREITKPLRPLGKATSLLLEILGLLCKSMSPKKVGMLWREAGLSWKEFLPEGQDVSAFVTEQKVEYTLGEESEAPGQRMLSSEELSRQLEKLLKEGSSNQRVFDWIEANLSEQQVASNTLVRALMTTVCYSAIIFETPLRVDVTVLKARAKLLQKYLCDEQKELQALYALQALVVTLEQPANLLRMFFDTLYDEDVVKEDAFYSWESSKDPAEQQGKGVALKSVTAFFKWLREAEEEESDHN, encoded by the exons ATGAACAAAGCTCCACAGCCCACaggccccccacctgccccatccCCTGGACTCCCACAG CCAGCGTTTCCCCCGGGGCAGACAGCGCCGGTGGTGTTCAGTACGCCACAAGCGACACAAATGAACACGCCTTCTCAGCCCCGCCAG CACTTCTACCCTAGCCGGGCCCAGCCCCCGAGCAGTGCAGCCACCCGAGTGCAGAGTGCAGCCCCCGCCCGCCCTGGCCCAGCTGCCCATGTCTACCCTGCTGGATCCCAAGTAATGATGATCCCTTCCCAGATCTCCTACTCAGCCTCCCAAGGGGCCTACTACATCCCTGGACAG ggGCGTTCCACATATGTTGTCCCGACACAGCAGTATCCTGtacagccaggagccccaggcttCTATCCGGGTGCAAGCCCTACAGAGTTTGGGACTTACG ctggCGCCTACTACCCAGCCCAGGGTGTGCAGCAGTTTCCCACTGGTGTGGCCCCCGCCCCAGTTTTGATGAACCAGCCACCCCAGATTGCTCCCAAGAGGGAGCGGAAGACC ATCCGAATTCGAGATCCAAACCAAGGAGGGAAGGATATCACGGAGGAGATCATGTCTGGGGCCCGCACCGCCTccacacccacccctccccag ACGGGAGGTGGTCTGGAGCCTCAAGCTAATGGGGAGACACCCCAGGTTGCTGTTGTTGTTCGGCCAG ATGACCGGTCCCAGGGAGCAATCATTGGGAGCCGACCGGGGCTGCCTGGCCCAGAACACAGCCCTTCAGAATCCCAGCCTTCATCACCTTGTCCGACCCCATCACCACCCCCAATCTTGGAACCGGGGTCTGAGCCTAATCTCGCAGTCCTCTCCATTCCTGGGGACACTGTGACAACGGGGATGATCCAAATGTCTGTAGAAGAATCCACCCCCATGCCCCGTGAAACTGGGGAGCCATATTGCCTCTCTCCAGAACCCACTCCCCTTGCTGAACCCATACTGGAAGTAGAAGTGACACTTAGCAAACCGATTCCAGAATCTGAGTTCTCTTCCAGTCCTCTCCAGGTTTCCACCCCCTCTGCATCTCACAAAGAGGAAATTCTTCCTGAACCGAATGGCATGGTCCCATCTGAGGATCTGGAACCAGAGGTGGAGTCGAGCCCAGAGcttgctcctctccctcccccagcttgtccCTCCGAATCCCCCATGCCCATTGCTCCAACTGCCCAACCTGAGGAACTGCTCAACGGAGCCCCCTCGCCACCAGCTGTGGACTTAAGCCCAGTCAGTGAGCCAAGGGAGCAGGCCAAGGAGGTGACAGCGTCAGTGGCTTCCCACACCGTCCTCTCTGCCGCTCCAGCTGTGGCTCCTCCAGCTACTTCCCCAGCtcaggaggaggaaatggaggaagaggaagaagaggaagaagaaggagaagcaggagacGCTGAGGGtcagaaaggaggagaggaacTTCTCCCCCCAGAGAGCACCCCTGTTGCAGCCCACCTGTCTCAGAATTTGGAGGCAGCAGCCGCCACCCAAG TGGCGGTGTCTGTGCCAAAGAAGAGACGGAAAATTAAGGAGCTAAATAAGAAGGAGGCTGTGGGAGATCTTCTAGATGCCTTCAAGGAG GTGAGCCCAGGAGTACCAGAAGTGGAGAATCAGCCTCCTGTGGGCACCAGTCCTGGTCTGGAGCCTGAGGGCAGCAGTGCACCCCTGAGGCCTGAGGAAGCAGACGAGACCTGGGACTCAAAGGAAGACAAAATTCACAATGCTGAGAACATCCAGCCCGGGGAACAGAAGTATGAGTATAAATCAg ATCAGTGGAAGCCTCTAAACCTTGAGGAGAAAAAGCGTTATGACCGTGAGTTCCTGCTTGGCTTTCAGTTCATCTTTGCCAGTATGCAGAAGCCGGAGGGATTGCCCCATATCAGCGATGTGGTGTTGGATAAG GCCAATAAAACACCACTGCGGCCACTGGACCCCACTAGACTTCAAGGCATCAATTGTGGTCCAGACTTCACTCCTTCCTTTGCCAACCTTGGCCGACCAGCCCTTAGCAACCGTGGGCCCCCAAGGGGTGGGCCAGGTGGGGAGCTGCCCCGAGGGCCG GCTGGTCTGGGACCCCGGCGATCTCAACAGGGCCCCCGAAAGGAACCCCGCAAGATCATTGCCACAGTGTTAATGACTGAAGATATAAAGTTGAACAAAGCAGAGAAAGCCTGGAAACCCAGCAGCAAGCGGACGGCCGCTGATAAGGATCGAGGGGAGGAGGATGCTGATGGCAGCAAAACCCAG GACCTGTTCCGCAGGGTGCGCTCCATCCTGAATAAGCTGACACCCCAGATGTTCCAGCAGCTGATGAAGCAGGTGACGCAGCTGGCCATTGACACCGAGGAACGCCTCAAAGGGGTCATTGATCTTATCTTCGAGAAGGCCATTTCAGAGCCCAACTTCTCTGTGGCCTATGCCAACATGTGCCGCTGCCTCATGGCG CTCAAAGTGCCCACTACGGAAAAGCCAACAGTGACTGTGAACTTCCGAAAACTGTTGTTGAATCGATGTCAGAAAGAgtttgaaaaagacaaagatgatgATGAGGTTTTTGAGAAGAAGCAAAAAGAGATGGATGAAGCTGCTACG GCAGAGGAACGGGGACGCCTGAAGGAAGAGTTGGAAGAGGCTCGAGACATAGCCCGGCGGCGCTCTTTAGGGAATATCAAGTTTATTGGGGAGTTGTTCAAGCTGAAGATGTTAACAGAGGCGATAATGCATGACTGTGTGGTTAAACTACTTAAGAACCATGATGAAGAGTCCCTTGAATGCCTTTGTCGTCTGCTCACTACCATTGGCAAAGATCTGGACTTTGAAAAAGCCAAG CCCCGCATGGATCAGTATTTCAACCAGATGgaaaaaatcattaaggaaaagaAGACTTCATCCCGAATCCGCTTTATGCTGCAGGATGTGCTGGATCTGCGACGG AGCAATTGGGTGCCACGCCGTGGGGACCAGGGTCCCAAGACCATTGACCAGATCCACAAGGAGGCTGAGATGGAGGAGCACTGGGAACACGTAAAAGTGCAGCAGCTAATGGCCAAGGGCAGCGACAAGCGTCGGGGCGGCCCCCCAGGCCCACCCATTA GCCGTGGCCTCCCACTTGTGGATGATGGTGGCTGGAACACAGTCCCCATCAGCAAGGGCAGTCGCCCTATCGACACCTCACGACTCACCAAGATCACGAAG cCTGGCTCCATTGATTCTAACAACCAGCTCTTTGCACCTGGAGGACGATTGAGCTGGGGCAAGGGCAGCAGTGGGGGCTCAGGAGCCAAGCCCTCCGATGCAG CATCAGAAGCTGCTCGTCCAGCTACTAGTACCTTGAACCGCTTCTCAGCCCTCCAACAAGCAGTACCTACAGAAAGCACCGACAGCAGACGTGTGGTGCAGAG gaGTAGCTTGAGTCGGGAAAGAGGTGAGAAAGCTGGGGACCGGGGAGACCGCCTAGAGCGGAGTGAACGGGGAGGTGACCGTGGGGACCGGCTCGATCGCTCTCGGACACCTGCCACCAAGCGGAGCTTCAGTAAGGAAGTGGAAGAGCGGAGTAGAGAGCGGCCCTCCCAGCCTGAGGGACTGCGCAAGGCAGCTAGCCTCACAGAGGATCGGGACCGCGGACGGGATGCCG TGAAGCGAGAAGCCACCCTGCCCCCGGTGAGCCCCCCAAAGGCTGCGCTTTCTGAGGAAGAGCTGGAGAAGAAATCCAAGGCCATCATTGAGGAATACCTCCATCTCAATGACCTGAAG GAGGCAGTGCAGTGCGTGCAGGAGCTGGCCTCACCCTCCCTGCTCTTCATCTTCGTGCGGCATGGCATTGAGTCAACACTGGAGCGCAGCACCATCGCTCGTGAGCATATGGGGCGGCTGCTGCACCAGCTGCTTTTGGCCGGGCACCTCTCCACTGCTCAGTACTACCAAGG GCTGTATGAAATCTTAGAACTGGCGGAAGACATGGAAATTGACATCCCCCACGTGTGGCTCTACCTAGCAGAACTCGTAACGCCCATTCTGCAGGAAGGTGGGGTACCTATGGGGGAGCTGTTCAG gGAGATTACAAAACCTCTGAGACCCCTGGGCAAAGCTACTTCCCTGTTGCTGGAGATCCTGGGGCTTCTATGTAAAAGCATG AGTCCCAAAAAGGTGGGGATGCTGTGGCGAGAGGCTGGACTCAGCTGGAAGGAATTTCTACCTGAAGGCCAGGATGTCAGTGCATTCGTCACTGAACAG AAGGTGGAGTATACCTTGGGCGAGGAGTCAGAAGCCCCGGGCCAAAGGATGCTCTCCTCCGAGGAGCTGAGCAGGCAGCTGGAGAA
- the EIF4G1 gene encoding eukaryotic translation initiation factor 4 gamma 1 isoform X2 — translation MNKAPQPTGPPPAPSPGLPQPAFPPGQTAPVVFSTPQATQMNTPSQPRQGGFRSLQHFYPSRAQPPSSAATRVQSAAPARPGPAAHVYPAGSQVMMIPSQISYSASQGAYYIPGQGRSTYVVPTQQYPVQPGAPGFYPGASPTEFGTYAGAYYPAQGVQQFPTGVAPAPVLMNQPPQIAPKRERKTIRIRDPNQGGKDITEEIMSGARTASTPTPPQTGGGLEPQANGETPQVAVVVRPDDRSQGAIIGSRPGLPGPEHSPSESQPSSPCPTPSPPPILEPGSEPNLAVLSIPGDTVTTGMIQMSVEESTPMPRETGEPYCLSPEPTPLAEPILEVEVTLSKPIPESEFSSSPLQVSTPSASHKEEILPEPNGMVPSEDLEPEVESSPELAPLPPPACPSESPMPIAPTAQPEELLNGAPSPPAVDLSPVSEPREQAKEVTASVASHTVLSAAPAVAPPATSPAQEEEMEEEEEEEEEGEAGDAEGQKGGEELLPPESTPVAAHLSQNLEAAAATQVAVSVPKKRRKIKELNKKEAVGDLLDAFKEVSPGVPEVENQPPVGTSPGLEPEGSSAPLRPEEADETWDSKEDKIHNAENIQPGEQKYEYKSDQWKPLNLEEKKRYDREFLLGFQFIFASMQKPEGLPHISDVVLDKANKTPLRPLDPTRLQGINCGPDFTPSFANLGRPALSNRGPPRGGPGGELPRGPAGLGPRRSQQGPRKEPRKIIATVLMTEDIKLNKAEKAWKPSSKRTAADKDRGEEDADGSKTQDLFRRVRSILNKLTPQMFQQLMKQVTQLAIDTEERLKGVIDLIFEKAISEPNFSVAYANMCRCLMALKVPTTEKPTVTVNFRKLLLNRCQKEFEKDKDDDEVFEKKQKEMDEAATAEERGRLKEELEEARDIARRRSLGNIKFIGELFKLKMLTEAIMHDCVVKLLKNHDEESLECLCRLLTTIGKDLDFEKAKPRMDQYFNQMEKIIKEKKTSSRIRFMLQDVLDLRRSNWVPRRGDQGPKTIDQIHKEAEMEEHWEHVKVQQLMAKGSDKRRGGPPGPPISRGLPLVDDGGWNTVPISKGSRPIDTSRLTKITKPGSIDSNNQLFAPGGRLSWGKGSSGGSGAKPSDAASEAARPATSTLNRFSALQQAVPTESTDSRRVVQRSSLSRERGEKAGDRGDRLERSERGGDRGDRLDRSRTPATKRSFSKEVEERSRERPSQPEGLRKAASLTEDRDRGRDAVKREATLPPVSPPKAALSEEELEKKSKAIIEEYLHLNDLKEAVQCVQELASPSLLFIFVRHGIESTLERSTIAREHMGRLLHQLLLAGHLSTAQYYQGLYEILELAEDMEIDIPHVWLYLAELVTPILQEGGVPMGELFREITKPLRPLGKATSLLLEILGLLCKSMSPKKVGMLWREAGLSWKEFLPEGQDVSAFVTEQKVEYTLGEESEAPGQRMLSSEELSRQLEKLLKEGSSNQRVFDWIEANLSEQQVASNTLVRALMTTVCYSAIIFETPLRVDVTVLKARAKLLQKYLCDEQKELQALYALQALVVTLEQPANLLRMFFDTLYDEDVVKEDAFYSWESSKDPAEQQGKGVALKSVTAFFKWLREAEEEESDHN, via the exons ATGAACAAAGCTCCACAGCCCACaggccccccacctgccccatccCCTGGACTCCCACAG CCAGCGTTTCCCCCGGGGCAGACAGCGCCGGTGGTGTTCAGTACGCCACAAGCGACACAAATGAACACGCCTTCTCAGCCCCGCCAG GGAGGATTCAGGTCTCTGCAG CACTTCTACCCTAGCCGGGCCCAGCCCCCGAGCAGTGCAGCCACCCGAGTGCAGAGTGCAGCCCCCGCCCGCCCTGGCCCAGCTGCCCATGTCTACCCTGCTGGATCCCAAGTAATGATGATCCCTTCCCAGATCTCCTACTCAGCCTCCCAAGGGGCCTACTACATCCCTGGACAG ggGCGTTCCACATATGTTGTCCCGACACAGCAGTATCCTGtacagccaggagccccaggcttCTATCCGGGTGCAAGCCCTACAGAGTTTGGGACTTACG ctggCGCCTACTACCCAGCCCAGGGTGTGCAGCAGTTTCCCACTGGTGTGGCCCCCGCCCCAGTTTTGATGAACCAGCCACCCCAGATTGCTCCCAAGAGGGAGCGGAAGACC ATCCGAATTCGAGATCCAAACCAAGGAGGGAAGGATATCACGGAGGAGATCATGTCTGGGGCCCGCACCGCCTccacacccacccctccccag ACGGGAGGTGGTCTGGAGCCTCAAGCTAATGGGGAGACACCCCAGGTTGCTGTTGTTGTTCGGCCAG ATGACCGGTCCCAGGGAGCAATCATTGGGAGCCGACCGGGGCTGCCTGGCCCAGAACACAGCCCTTCAGAATCCCAGCCTTCATCACCTTGTCCGACCCCATCACCACCCCCAATCTTGGAACCGGGGTCTGAGCCTAATCTCGCAGTCCTCTCCATTCCTGGGGACACTGTGACAACGGGGATGATCCAAATGTCTGTAGAAGAATCCACCCCCATGCCCCGTGAAACTGGGGAGCCATATTGCCTCTCTCCAGAACCCACTCCCCTTGCTGAACCCATACTGGAAGTAGAAGTGACACTTAGCAAACCGATTCCAGAATCTGAGTTCTCTTCCAGTCCTCTCCAGGTTTCCACCCCCTCTGCATCTCACAAAGAGGAAATTCTTCCTGAACCGAATGGCATGGTCCCATCTGAGGATCTGGAACCAGAGGTGGAGTCGAGCCCAGAGcttgctcctctccctcccccagcttgtccCTCCGAATCCCCCATGCCCATTGCTCCAACTGCCCAACCTGAGGAACTGCTCAACGGAGCCCCCTCGCCACCAGCTGTGGACTTAAGCCCAGTCAGTGAGCCAAGGGAGCAGGCCAAGGAGGTGACAGCGTCAGTGGCTTCCCACACCGTCCTCTCTGCCGCTCCAGCTGTGGCTCCTCCAGCTACTTCCCCAGCtcaggaggaggaaatggaggaagaggaagaagaggaagaagaaggagaagcaggagacGCTGAGGGtcagaaaggaggagaggaacTTCTCCCCCCAGAGAGCACCCCTGTTGCAGCCCACCTGTCTCAGAATTTGGAGGCAGCAGCCGCCACCCAAG TGGCGGTGTCTGTGCCAAAGAAGAGACGGAAAATTAAGGAGCTAAATAAGAAGGAGGCTGTGGGAGATCTTCTAGATGCCTTCAAGGAG GTGAGCCCAGGAGTACCAGAAGTGGAGAATCAGCCTCCTGTGGGCACCAGTCCTGGTCTGGAGCCTGAGGGCAGCAGTGCACCCCTGAGGCCTGAGGAAGCAGACGAGACCTGGGACTCAAAGGAAGACAAAATTCACAATGCTGAGAACATCCAGCCCGGGGAACAGAAGTATGAGTATAAATCAg ATCAGTGGAAGCCTCTAAACCTTGAGGAGAAAAAGCGTTATGACCGTGAGTTCCTGCTTGGCTTTCAGTTCATCTTTGCCAGTATGCAGAAGCCGGAGGGATTGCCCCATATCAGCGATGTGGTGTTGGATAAG GCCAATAAAACACCACTGCGGCCACTGGACCCCACTAGACTTCAAGGCATCAATTGTGGTCCAGACTTCACTCCTTCCTTTGCCAACCTTGGCCGACCAGCCCTTAGCAACCGTGGGCCCCCAAGGGGTGGGCCAGGTGGGGAGCTGCCCCGAGGGCCG GCTGGTCTGGGACCCCGGCGATCTCAACAGGGCCCCCGAAAGGAACCCCGCAAGATCATTGCCACAGTGTTAATGACTGAAGATATAAAGTTGAACAAAGCAGAGAAAGCCTGGAAACCCAGCAGCAAGCGGACGGCCGCTGATAAGGATCGAGGGGAGGAGGATGCTGATGGCAGCAAAACCCAG GACCTGTTCCGCAGGGTGCGCTCCATCCTGAATAAGCTGACACCCCAGATGTTCCAGCAGCTGATGAAGCAGGTGACGCAGCTGGCCATTGACACCGAGGAACGCCTCAAAGGGGTCATTGATCTTATCTTCGAGAAGGCCATTTCAGAGCCCAACTTCTCTGTGGCCTATGCCAACATGTGCCGCTGCCTCATGGCG CTCAAAGTGCCCACTACGGAAAAGCCAACAGTGACTGTGAACTTCCGAAAACTGTTGTTGAATCGATGTCAGAAAGAgtttgaaaaagacaaagatgatgATGAGGTTTTTGAGAAGAAGCAAAAAGAGATGGATGAAGCTGCTACG GCAGAGGAACGGGGACGCCTGAAGGAAGAGTTGGAAGAGGCTCGAGACATAGCCCGGCGGCGCTCTTTAGGGAATATCAAGTTTATTGGGGAGTTGTTCAAGCTGAAGATGTTAACAGAGGCGATAATGCATGACTGTGTGGTTAAACTACTTAAGAACCATGATGAAGAGTCCCTTGAATGCCTTTGTCGTCTGCTCACTACCATTGGCAAAGATCTGGACTTTGAAAAAGCCAAG CCCCGCATGGATCAGTATTTCAACCAGATGgaaaaaatcattaaggaaaagaAGACTTCATCCCGAATCCGCTTTATGCTGCAGGATGTGCTGGATCTGCGACGG AGCAATTGGGTGCCACGCCGTGGGGACCAGGGTCCCAAGACCATTGACCAGATCCACAAGGAGGCTGAGATGGAGGAGCACTGGGAACACGTAAAAGTGCAGCAGCTAATGGCCAAGGGCAGCGACAAGCGTCGGGGCGGCCCCCCAGGCCCACCCATTA GCCGTGGCCTCCCACTTGTGGATGATGGTGGCTGGAACACAGTCCCCATCAGCAAGGGCAGTCGCCCTATCGACACCTCACGACTCACCAAGATCACGAAG cCTGGCTCCATTGATTCTAACAACCAGCTCTTTGCACCTGGAGGACGATTGAGCTGGGGCAAGGGCAGCAGTGGGGGCTCAGGAGCCAAGCCCTCCGATGCAG CATCAGAAGCTGCTCGTCCAGCTACTAGTACCTTGAACCGCTTCTCAGCCCTCCAACAAGCAGTACCTACAGAAAGCACCGACAGCAGACGTGTGGTGCAGAG gaGTAGCTTGAGTCGGGAAAGAGGTGAGAAAGCTGGGGACCGGGGAGACCGCCTAGAGCGGAGTGAACGGGGAGGTGACCGTGGGGACCGGCTCGATCGCTCTCGGACACCTGCCACCAAGCGGAGCTTCAGTAAGGAAGTGGAAGAGCGGAGTAGAGAGCGGCCCTCCCAGCCTGAGGGACTGCGCAAGGCAGCTAGCCTCACAGAGGATCGGGACCGCGGACGGGATGCCG TGAAGCGAGAAGCCACCCTGCCCCCGGTGAGCCCCCCAAAGGCTGCGCTTTCTGAGGAAGAGCTGGAGAAGAAATCCAAGGCCATCATTGAGGAATACCTCCATCTCAATGACCTGAAG GAGGCAGTGCAGTGCGTGCAGGAGCTGGCCTCACCCTCCCTGCTCTTCATCTTCGTGCGGCATGGCATTGAGTCAACACTGGAGCGCAGCACCATCGCTCGTGAGCATATGGGGCGGCTGCTGCACCAGCTGCTTTTGGCCGGGCACCTCTCCACTGCTCAGTACTACCAAGG GCTGTATGAAATCTTAGAACTGGCGGAAGACATGGAAATTGACATCCCCCACGTGTGGCTCTACCTAGCAGAACTCGTAACGCCCATTCTGCAGGAAGGTGGGGTACCTATGGGGGAGCTGTTCAG gGAGATTACAAAACCTCTGAGACCCCTGGGCAAAGCTACTTCCCTGTTGCTGGAGATCCTGGGGCTTCTATGTAAAAGCATG AGTCCCAAAAAGGTGGGGATGCTGTGGCGAGAGGCTGGACTCAGCTGGAAGGAATTTCTACCTGAAGGCCAGGATGTCAGTGCATTCGTCACTGAACAG AAGGTGGAGTATACCTTGGGCGAGGAGTCAGAAGCCCCGGGCCAAAGGATGCTCTCCTCCGAGGAGCTGAGCAGGCAGCTGGAGAA